The DNA window CTGTGCCACtgtcccaccccccactcccctgTGCCACTGTCCTGACCCTGTCTCCCCCTTGCCAGCGTCCTGGCCCTTGTGCCCCCTGCACCAGCGTCCTGGGCCTGACCCAGCTCACCCTATGGCAGTCCTGGGCCTGGCACCCTCCTCTGGGCACAGGCAGAGGCAGCCTGGGCTCCCGCCTTTCCCTCTCTTAGATTCATGTTTGACTCACAATGTGGCATCATCCTGTCCTAAGTGGCCTGCCTCTCGCTTCCCTCCCCCACCTGGGTGGGACTCAGGAGGGTGGGCCAGGGCTCCTTCCCCAGCCTCGGGGCTCCCACCAGGCTGAGACCTGTGGGTTGGGTTGCAGGCTCTGGGCCAGGCTTGTACAACCTGCCATCTACAGTTGGCTACGTCAACCATGACTGCACCAGGGTGGCCAGTCCTGCCTACTCACTGGCCCGGAGGCTCAGCAGAGGTAAGGCTAGCTGGCGAGGGCATGGTGTGCTGGGGTTGGCCAAGCCTCCAGAATTCCCCAGTAGCATTTTGGGCCTTTTTGCCCTATACATTCAGTCCCCCACTGATGAGGTGGGAAGCAGCTGGTCACACCCTGCTCCATCTCCCATGGGCTGTGTACCCTCAGGCAAGCTGCTGCCCTCTCTGGTCCCGTTTCCTTCCAGATTCAgagaggggaggaggagaagcCTATATGCCCTTAAGAGCTGTGCTCACCTTCTCCCTTTTGCAATTCCTTGCTCCTTGACTTCAGGCGACTTGCTTAAGGGACCTTCTGTTAAATGCTAGCAATGCAGCTGGGGTGTGGCTGGTCCAGCAGGCCTAGGCTCCAACCCCAGCACCAAATGCAACAAGCCTGAGCCTCACACCAGCTTCACTCCACCCACCACACCATGCCCAGGGTTGCTGAGGCCCTGGCTGGCAGGAGGTTGGGGCGGGGTGGCTATTCCACTGCTTGGTGGAGACTTCTGGGCTGACCAGAGGAATGGCTGCAGAAGCCTCTTTCAGCCTGGGGACCAGTGAACATCCTAAACCAGAGGCCCCAGAGCTGCCTGGCCCAGGAGGCAACACAGGCATCTGTTGGCATCTGTGTTGGCAGAGGAGGAGGCCGGGCTGGGTGAGACCCTGGCAGACCTGGGTCCCGGGTCTGACCCCCGGCTGAGAACACATCCTGGGATGGACACTGCCCAGTGTGGGGCAGAGGGGATGGCAGAGCTTTGGCTGAGGCTCAGGGCGAAAGCTGAGTGGTGGAGACAGCAGGGCTTTGTAGGGGGACTAGGCGCTCAGCAGCGTCCCCAGGAGGGGAAGACACTCTAGGTGGAGCCTGTCCACAGAGTCCCCAAGGATGGGGGTCCAGAGCCTGAGGAGGAGAGGTAGGACCCTCCGACTCTACGCAGGGCAGCCAGAGAGCACGTGTTCTGACAAATGAAGGTGATAGCCAGGCCTCTGGGGGTAGGGTGAGAGTGGGAGGGAGACGGCCTGTGGCCGGGCCTGGGGCAGGAGCACGAGACTGACAGGATCTGGACACCAGCGGGCTGGGCACCACCTGTGCACCCCGGTGTGGGGAGGAGCGGGGTGACACCGCCACTCCAGAGGCCCAGGGCCTCGGCATCCCTCCACAGCCCTCAGGGTGGGTGAGGAACCAGTGAGTGCCGGCCCTTCCTGCCGGGCCACGCCACCAGTGTGGGTGCATGCTGCCCATGGGGCTGCACCCAGCCCGTGGACTCTCCCAGGCCAGCATGAGACCGGGATGCCGGTTGCTTCTGTTCTCCTGAGTGGATCCAGCGTGAGCGGCATGGAGGCTGACTCGTCACGCACGCAGAGTGGGCTCGGGGATGGCAGAACTGCTCCATGCACTGAGACGGGGCACTGGGCCACGTGCGTGGACCCTATCAACATGGATGAACCGCTGGCCAAGCCTTTTCCCAAGGACCCTATCCCTGAGTGGCCCTGCTGGGACtggacaaggccctgggctctggGCACGGCAGGTGTGCCCACAAGCCAGGAGCCAGCACCAGCGCCAGCCAGGCCTCCTGGCTCTGGCTCCAGGCCTGAGGGCAGCAGGGGGGCTTGGCTGTGGTATGGTGGTCAGAGCAGGGGCCTGCCATCAGCTCAGGGCCACGGGCTCCCCACAACAGGGCCGTGTGTTGGGCAGTCAGGGTGCTGTGGGTGTAGGCTCCCTCGGGACTCTGGGCGCCTTTCCTCAGCTCCTCCGCAGGACGCCAGCCCGGGGCCTGTCTACTTCTGGACCCGAAGGTAACTCGCTTTGGCCGCAGCTGCACCCCGGCTTACTCCATGCAGGGTCGAGGGAAGTCTCGGGGTGAGTGTGCCCAGCACTGCCCGGGGGCCGTCCTTGGAGCCTCAGGCTTCATCCTCAGAGTCCTTAGAACAGACCAAGACATGCACAGGGGTCACACCTCCAGTGCCCACCAGGCCTGAGAGGACCTGGATGTGAGTGGCCAGGGTCGCCATGGCCGACACACATGTGAGGCCCCAGAAGGCCAGCAGCTGCAGCGCTCTGGTACACTGCCAGGTCCCTTCCTGGCCATCAGCTGGCTCACACCCAGACACCCCGGGACTACGGCCTCATTGTCCACACAGCTGCCTTCCCTCTCACACCACAAGTATATCCCCCCACCACCCACCCacctatccatccacccaccatccacctacccatccacccatcacccacctacccatccacccaccatccacccacctacccacccacccacctacccatccacccacctacccatccacccacctacCTACCCACCTACCTACCCacctacccatccacccaccatccacctacccatccatccatcacccacctacccatccacccaccatccACCCACCATCTGTCCATCTCCATCCATCCACCGACCCATTCACCCACCATCCACCCACCTACCTACCCacctacccatccacccacccacctacccatccacccaccacccacccacctacctacccacctacccatccacccaccatccacccaccacccactcacctacccatccacccaccatccacccacctacctacccacctacccatccacccaccacccACCCACCTACCCCTCCATCCATCATCCACCCACCATCTGTCCATCTCCATCCATCCACTGACCCATTCACCCACTCACTCATCCCACTGACACATCCAACCTATCCATCCATTCACCTACCCATCTCCCCACCTATCATCCACCTACCTAACCGTCCACTCACTGTCCATTCACCCACCTACCCACTATCCACCATCCATGCACCCACATACCCCTCCACCCACCAACCATCCATcctcccacccatccatccaagagtctttccttccttccactcAGCCACAAACCCATCAAGCCATCTTCACATTTTCAGGCCCACCACCAATCCCCTGCTTCCTGACCACCCACCCACCCCTAAATCACACATGTGCTTCACAAGATCCCAGTGTGCTGTGGACTCAAACCCAGGTGGGGGCCATCCTGCCTCACAGTGGCCAGGACCAGGGAGAGGAGGATCCAAGTTGGGGGTCCCAGGAAGGGGTGTGAGGGCTCTGTCCATAGAggggatagggagggcagcagaaggGCTGGACTGCAGTTCTGGCTGGGGGGTGAGATGTACCCTTGGGAGAAGGGATGGCAAACAGAAGGCCTGATGGGCTGAGCCTGCCAAAGGCCTGTGCTTGGAAAACAGGCATTTGGGGTGCAGGACTGTGCCTGAGTCTCAGGAGGCTGGTGGTAGTGGGGGCCAGGCCGAGTGTCCAGCAGGCCAGGCCTCTGTCTTGCACCAACCCTGTGTTTCTACTCTCACAGGTCTGGAGGTGACACCAGGCCCTGGGTCCTACAGCCCAGAGAAAGTGCCCCTCTGCGCCAGCGGAACCCCCCAGCTTTCACGCTGGGCTCCCGCCTCTACCAGAAACCCCTGGACACCCCAGTTCCCGCCCCTAACGCCTACACCATGCCACCCCTCTGGGGCTCACAGATCTTCACCAAGCCCAGGAGCCCAAGTTACACCGTGGTGGGCCGCACCCGCCCTGCCCACCCCCCACAGGACCCTGCTGATACACCAGGCCCTGGCCAATATGACAGCCCAAACCTCGACACCTACCGTCAGCGATGGCCAGCATTCACTATGCTGGGGCGGCCCCGTGCCCTGCGCTTGCTGGAGGAGGCACCTGGCCCTGGCCCCCACAGCCCGGAGCAGGTCACTGTGAACAAAGCCAGGGCCCCAGTGTACACCATAGGCATCCGCCACTCTAAGCGGGCTGTCACCCATGTCCACCCCGCTTCCTGAGTGGCTGAGTGGGTGTGGGCAGATGTGGCTCTCAGAGAAGCcagggcagcaggcaggagtctCTCCCTAACCCTGATCCATGCTGTCTGAGGTCCTTCTAGGTTATATGACCCACTGTCCCCCGGGGCCATGGCCTGTGGCTCCAAACAGCGTGAGGGCCAGTCTCCTCCTAGTGACCCAGTTTCTTCTGTCCCGGTCATGCCAGGCTAGGTCAGGCAGGGGAACGTGTCCCTTTCCCTAGCTGGAGATGGAGCGTCCTGTGCCCTAGAACTTGGTGCCTGGCCCCACGAGGATCGGGATCCCTGACACAGCTGTGGCATCTGCCAAATCTGGGCTCTTCCCGGCTCCTCATGAACGTGTGGCCACTGAATGTGGGTTGGGGCCACCCTGAGGTACCTGCCCTCCCCACTGTACCTTTAGAACTCCTTATCAATAATGTCAGCCTCATGCACACCAGGTCACCTAGCATGTTCCTGCCGCAGAACACTCCTCTCCAGGGCCAGTCCCACAGCTCTCCAGCCCCCTGAAGGTGGGGGCAGATGGGACTCAGGCTGGGGGAGGCCAGAGGTGGAGGTTTTGAGCTGGGGAGGCAGGCAGGTTCCTGGGAGAGGGAATGTGGAATCTGGTTTAAAGATGTGTGTCTTCCAACACCTGCTGTCAGTAGCTGTGCACTGCTGATGGTCTCGATGAAATGTCACCTAGGCTTTAGAGTTGGGCACCTGTTCATGCATCAATGGTACCCTGTGGATCCAATGTCAGGATGATGCAGGATGTGAACCCTAACCACTGGGCTCCACTCATGCCACTCTTTACTAGGGACAGTTACAGTGGTGGTGTCATCTGACCACCACATCCTGGGCTAGCAGGCCAGGCCCAGTACCTACAAACCTTGCCTGCTCAGAGAGACCCTAATTCAGGTCTGGCACCTGGAAGTGAATCCTCTCCACCCCCTGCCCAAAGTAAGCACCACCCAATCCCACAGGTGTGTCCCCGGCTGGGCAatgtgtccccccccccccctttctccCACCCAGGCGCAGCTCCTGGCAGCGCAGACACACCGGGGCCAAAAGTCCTTGGCCGCACCGCCCTCCCGTTCCGCGGGCCAGCGGGTGTGACCTCATCGCTTGCGTTTATGGGTCACTTCTGGGTTGTGCCCCTCCTTGTCCACCTGCTGCACCCGGCCCCCGCCTTTGTTTTCCAGACCTTTCCTGGGCGGGGGCTTGCAGGTCAAAAGGATCAAGGCCAGGGGGCTGCGACACTCCGTTCCCATTCCGTGCGGAACTCCTGGGGTTTGAACGCGGTGGGCCCTGCTCCCAAGGTCAATGAGGCTGGGACTGGGGGCCTGGGAGGCCAAGGCGGGAGTTGGATGCGCTGAGGCGGGACAGCGCTCTTCAGAAATAAGAGGAGTGACCCTTCAGTCCACGCTCTGGGTTTACAGGCCTGGGAAACTGCGTCCAGGGAGAGACAGCGGGAGGGCTCCATCTCAGAACCCTGGAGCCCCAGCACAGCCAGGCAGAGCCTCCACGGTGCGCCCTGGGGCACGCCCCTTCCCTGCCCAGACGTGATCTGCCTGGCTCAGTGGAGAGAGTGAGGGTTGACCTTAGGATAGGGGTTCTTTTCGTCTTTGATGGAGCCACTGCCTCTCtccaggcctcagtttccccatcagtCCAAAGGAGATTTCTAAGCCTCTCCCAGCTGTACCTCCTAGAGCCGCGGGCGTGGGGGTGTTGTGGGGGTGGTTGCTGGGCTCAGGGTCCCACACCTCGCCCTTCTCTGGCCTCCGTGGGCTTCCATCCCTCAGGCCCCAGCCAGGCGCCAGGACGCGCAGGGCTGGGGTCCCAGGGGCGCAGCCCCCTGCGGCTGCGCGCTGGGCCGGTCGGTGACATCACCAGGCCAGGGAGGGGAGGAGCGCGCGGGAGCTCAGGGCCTCGATAGCGCCTGGCACAGCCCGGGTCGGCTCGGTCCGGCGGCCGCAGCCATGACGCAGGGTCCGGGCTGGCGCGCGCCCTCCGCGCCCCCCGCGCCCCCCGAGCCCGAGGCACCCACCACCTTCTGCGCGCTGCTGCCGCGCATGCCTCAGTGGAAGTTTGTGGCGCCCGGCGGCTTCCTGGGCCGCGGCCCCGCAGCAGCGCGGGCGGCGGACCCTCAGACCGAGCGCGAGGGCCCAGCGGGCGTCCCCGCGTTGGCTGCTGCTGTGCTTGGCGCCTGCGAGCCGCGCTGCGCCGCGCCTTGCCCTCTGCCGGCGCTCAGCCGCTGCAGAGCTGCGGGGGTGCGCGGGCCTCGGGGCGCGCGGGGTGCGTCCGGGCCCCCAGAAGCCGCCGCGGACGAGTGGGTCCGCAAGGGAAGCTTCATCCACAAGCCCGCGCATGGCTGGCTGCACCCCGACGCCGAGGTCCTGGGGCCCGGGGTCTCCTACATGGTTCGGGTGAGTGCGCCCTCAAGGACTCCCTGGTCCGGTCCTCCCCGGTCGCGAGTTCTGGGACTCTCCCCCATTTTCTCTCTGGGGTCTCTGGCCCCCAAAGCCAGGAGTGGCCTCTCCACCCTTTCTCCCCATCACCCCGGACCCCCATCTCCAGCCGGCGCTCTGCGGTTGTCTCCATCCGGGATGCGCTGGGGTCCCGGTTCCCTCCGCGTCACGTGGGGAGGCGGCGGGTGGGCAGGGGCCACGCATGCGCAGATTAAGCACCCCTTGCTGAGACCTGGATGAGGGCGTCCAGCCAGCCGGCTGCCGGTGGAAAGCTCCATCAGTTGGGGCCTGCGGAGGCCTGGCCAGAGGAGCCAGGGTGGGAAGGGCTCTTTGGTAAGCGCTGATGTCTAGACCCCAGGAGTCCTGCTGTGAGACCACTGGACCTCAGATGCGGCTGAGGAGACCCCCATGGTTAATCTGGGTTTATATTAAAGACCTTCTCAACATAGAGGAAGCTGGAGAAGGGGTGCCGCAGTGCCACCTGGGGCGCTGGCATCTTACCTTCTCTGTCCACCTGACCCTGTGCGCGTAGCTTTGATAAACCACCTGAAAGCGACCTGCAGGTGTGTGATGTCCTCCATCTCCTGCCTGGTCTCCTGGGATAGCCTCCCGCACATCCGTTCAGAGAACGGTCACCCATCCCAAAACGTGGCTGGGCGCCGGCAGTTTCTCCGGCACCAGGATCATGGAACCTTGTGTGTTCGGTAGTTATGTCTTTGCTTTCTCTAGAACAGTCCCCAGCATCACAGTGTCCCCCCAAGTTTCATGTCCATCAGGGACCTGTGAGTGGGTCTCATCTGGAGGCAGGAAGAGGtcagagaaaatgagacagaGGCTCTGGTGATAGTGGAAGTGGAGGGCCTCTGAGGCTTGACCTCCCCTAGAGCCATTTTGACGTGTTGGACAGAGTTCACAGTAAGAACTTCGGGCTTCCCTAGGTGCTGGGCTCCATCACCACTTCACCAGAGAACTGGTGTGTGCCTGGCTCTGAAGAACACCCCTGCAGCAGAGTCCCACAGGAGGCCCACGCTAACTGAGGGAAGGGTGCAGACCTGGACACCAGTCAAGGACTGTCCTCCTCCCGCAGTGTGGTTCCCCTATGCTGGTGCTGTGCAGGAGAGGGGAGGGGTTGGCAGGGCTGAGACATTTTGGGCAGCAGAGACAGCTATTTCTTGAAGGCAAGGGGTAGGGTGGCTACTGGGAGTTCTCCGAAGACCAGATTCTTTGGGCACAGCCATCTTCAATGTGCTGGCTCAGTGGCCCTCACTACCATGAAGCGCAGCTACAGCACCAGGCATCGTGTGTGGCCCAGCCTCTCTACCAGAAGGGATCATCGCTTCCCTGggagttttcttcttcttcttaagaGGCTCCACCTCCCAGCCCTCATGTCTCATGGTTGGGAAAACAGAGTTACCAATTGGCTCAAATCTATGGTGAGCTCCATCTACCCCTCGTCCATTCTCCAGAGCATAAGCAGTGTCCCTCCCCGTACAGTCCTAGAACACCAGACACTAGCATGAACAACCCGAGGGGAGGTACCTACTAAGCACCGGCATCCATCCAGAGCTGTCCACTCCATCCTGGGGACAGAGACCTGCTTCCCTTCAAGTTGCTACATGTCCGACAGTAGCTTGGCATACAGTCCACACCCATCATTCATCTGTCAGTCCACCCACTGTCCATTCATCCATCTCTCCATCCACTCATCTTCCTGCCCACCAACGTATGTCACCAATCAAtgcccatctgtccatccatccacacATCCATTACCCATTcccccatccatctatccatt is part of the Callospermophilus lateralis isolate mCalLat2 chromosome 1, mCalLat2.hap1, whole genome shotgun sequence genome and encodes:
- the Cimap1d gene encoding LOW QUALITY PROTEIN: protein CIMAP1D (The sequence of the model RefSeq protein was modified relative to this genomic sequence to represent the inferred CDS: inserted 2 bases in 2 codons) yields the protein MLQVPCPSAMGTFSCGPAAPGASAARTRQATGVRILEMGLRKTCRWTALETRSGPGLYNLPSTVGYVNHDCTRVASPAYSLARRLSRAPPQDASPGPVYFXDPKVTRFGRSCTPAYSMQGRGKSRGLEVTPGPGSYSPEKVXPLRQRNPPAFTLGSRLYQKPLDTPVPAPNAYTMPPLWGSQIFTKPRSPSYTVVGRTRPAHPPQDPADTPGPGQYDSPNLDTYRQRWPAFTMLGRPRALRLLEEAPGPGPHSPEQVTVNKARAPVYTIGIRHSKRAVTHVHPAS